A region from the Agrobacterium cucumeris genome encodes:
- a CDS encoding amidohydrolase family protein has translation MLIDAHQHFWLMKDRAGQWPPPSLAAIYRDFLPADLSPLLAAAGVSGTVLVQTMETAADTDFMLELAEKTDFIKGVVGWVDMKSPDAATEIARRAKHPAFRGVRPMLQGIEDVAWIDDPALEAAVDALVKHGLVFDALVLPANLPHLLSFARRHPQLHVVIDHGAKPLIATGLYSGWRSDMVALAALANVHCKLSGLLTERGEQRPEAVRPYAETILELFGANRVIFGSDWPVLRLAGDYQAWLDFCRDIVPAEDHAAVFGGNAIRFYSLSDR, from the coding sequence ATGCTCATCGACGCCCACCAGCATTTCTGGCTGATGAAGGACCGTGCCGGGCAATGGCCGCCGCCGTCACTTGCCGCCATCTACCGGGATTTTCTTCCGGCCGATCTCTCGCCTTTGCTGGCTGCGGCCGGGGTTTCGGGCACGGTGCTGGTGCAGACAATGGAGACTGCCGCCGATACGGATTTCATGCTGGAGCTGGCGGAAAAGACCGATTTCATCAAGGGCGTGGTCGGCTGGGTGGACATGAAGTCCCCCGATGCGGCGACGGAAATTGCCCGCCGGGCAAAACATCCAGCCTTCAGGGGCGTGCGCCCCATGCTGCAGGGCATTGAGGATGTGGCCTGGATCGACGATCCGGCGCTGGAAGCTGCGGTGGACGCGCTGGTGAAACACGGGCTGGTATTCGATGCGCTGGTTCTGCCGGCCAATCTGCCGCATCTCCTGTCATTTGCCCGCCGCCATCCGCAATTGCATGTTGTCATCGATCATGGCGCAAAGCCGTTGATCGCCACCGGCCTTTACAGCGGCTGGCGGAGCGACATGGTGGCATTGGCGGCTCTTGCCAACGTCCATTGCAAGCTGTCCGGTCTGCTTACCGAGCGTGGCGAGCAGCGGCCGGAAGCGGTGCGGCCTTATGCCGAAACCATTCTGGAACTCTTCGGCGCAAACCGCGTGATCTTCGGCAGCGACTGGCCGGTGTTGCGACTGGCCGGTGATTACCAGGCCTGGCTGGATTTCTGCCGCGATATCGTGCCGGCAGAGGACCATGCGGCAGTTTTTGGCGGCAACGCCATCCGTTTTTATTCCCTTTCTGACAGGTGA
- a CDS encoding aldo/keto reductase — MKVSDTRKLPRRAVDVTVMGLGCAQMGNLYRVTPYEESKGAFDTAWESGMRYFDTAPFYGYTRSERRLGTMVTEHERNDYTLSTKVGRVMVPDETVGAEEDAYIAPLPFRPTYDYSYDGILRSFEASQQRLGVLKPDILYVHDIGSFTHGEKHQHYWEQLTTGGGFRALGKLREEGSTGAVGLGVNEWQIVSDAMDVFDIDVAMLAGRYTLLEQQSLAFMNRCAEGGVGIVVAGAFNSGILAGNRKFNYADAPADILTRVDALQGVCEELGVSLQAAALQFPLAHPASVTVVSGARNAQQLASNIEWFEQPIPDEFWSELHRRGLIAEGSPVPGGKA; from the coding sequence ATGAAAGTCTCCGATACACGCAAATTGCCGCGCCGCGCCGTTGACGTCACGGTCATGGGCCTCGGCTGCGCCCAGATGGGCAATCTCTACCGCGTCACGCCCTATGAGGAGTCCAAAGGTGCGTTCGACACGGCATGGGAAAGTGGAATGCGTTATTTCGATACCGCGCCCTTTTACGGTTATACGCGGTCAGAGCGTCGTCTCGGCACCATGGTAACGGAGCATGAGCGGAACGATTATACGCTCAGCACCAAGGTCGGCCGGGTGATGGTTCCGGATGAAACCGTCGGCGCGGAAGAGGACGCCTATATTGCGCCCCTGCCGTTCCGCCCGACCTATGATTATTCCTATGACGGTATCCTGCGTTCCTTCGAAGCCAGCCAGCAGCGGCTCGGTGTTCTGAAGCCCGATATTCTTTATGTGCATGATATCGGCTCCTTCACCCACGGCGAAAAGCACCAGCATTACTGGGAGCAGCTGACCACTGGTGGCGGCTTCCGGGCGCTTGGCAAACTGCGTGAGGAGGGCTCGACCGGTGCTGTCGGCCTCGGCGTCAACGAATGGCAGATCGTCAGCGATGCCATGGATGTCTTCGATATCGACGTTGCCATGCTTGCCGGCCGTTATACGCTCCTGGAACAGCAGAGCCTTGCCTTCATGAACCGCTGCGCTGAAGGCGGCGTCGGCATCGTTGTCGCCGGTGCCTTTAATTCGGGCATTCTGGCTGGTAACCGCAAGTTCAACTACGCCGATGCGCCTGCCGATATCCTCACGCGCGTTGATGCGCTGCAGGGCGTGTGCGAGGAGCTGGGCGTGTCGTTGCAGGCGGCCGCGCTGCAATTTCCGCTCGCCCATCCGGCTTCGGTCACGGTCGTGTCAGGCGCGCGCAACGCGCAGCAGCTTGCTTCCAATATTGAATGGTTCGAACAGCCTATCCCGGATGAGTTCTGGTCCGAGCTGCACAGGCGCGGCCTGATTGCCGAAGGTTCGCCCGTGCCCGGCGGAAAGGCCTGA
- a CDS encoding ABC transporter substrate-binding protein translates to MNKLATALLTSAIALWSVSTVQAGEIAVIVKTVNSTFWQNVQKGADAAMKNSAGNTMTFQGPAAESAIADQVNMVENAINRKVAGIVLAPSDPDALVPAVKKAWEARIPVVLIDSQLASGSEQYYQSFLATDNKKAGELAAQALIDKVGKEGKIAVMSYVAGAGSEIGRVGGFTDYIQMNSNLKIVGPFYSQSQMATALNQTTDVLAANSDLKGIFGANEPTAIGVGRALAQTGKAGKVVGIGFDGNQDLQGFVKDGTLAGIVVQGSYQMGEKGVETITKLINKEKVEKFVDTGVVVVTKDNVDKPEAKNVLY, encoded by the coding sequence ATGAACAAACTTGCGACCGCCCTTCTGACATCCGCAATCGCGCTGTGGAGCGTTTCCACCGTGCAGGCCGGCGAAATCGCCGTCATCGTCAAGACCGTCAATTCCACTTTCTGGCAGAACGTCCAGAAGGGCGCCGATGCGGCGATGAAGAACTCTGCCGGCAACACCATGACCTTCCAGGGTCCGGCTGCCGAATCTGCGATCGCCGACCAGGTCAACATGGTTGAAAACGCCATCAACCGTAAGGTCGCGGGCATTGTTCTTGCCCCTTCCGATCCGGATGCGCTGGTTCCGGCCGTCAAGAAGGCCTGGGAAGCCCGTATTCCCGTCGTTCTGATCGACTCGCAGCTGGCCAGCGGCTCGGAGCAGTATTACCAGTCGTTCCTCGCAACCGACAACAAGAAAGCCGGCGAACTGGCAGCGCAGGCGCTGATCGACAAGGTGGGCAAGGAAGGCAAGATCGCCGTCATGTCTTACGTCGCCGGTGCCGGTTCGGAAATCGGCCGCGTTGGCGGTTTCACGGATTACATCCAGATGAATTCCAACCTGAAGATCGTCGGTCCTTTCTATTCGCAGTCGCAGATGGCGACCGCGCTGAACCAGACCACTGACGTTCTGGCCGCCAATTCCGATCTGAAGGGTATCTTCGGCGCCAATGAGCCGACGGCAATCGGTGTTGGTCGTGCGCTCGCCCAGACCGGCAAGGCCGGCAAGGTGGTTGGCATCGGCTTCGACGGCAATCAGGACCTTCAGGGCTTCGTCAAGGATGGCACGCTGGCCGGCATCGTTGTTCAGGGTTCCTACCAGATGGGTGAGAAGGGCGTGGAAACCATCACCAAGCTCATCAACAAGGAAAAGGTTGAGAAGTTCGTCGACACGGGCGTCGTTGTTGTCACCAAGGACAATGTCGACAAGCCGGAAGCCAAGAACGTTCTTTATTGA
- a CDS encoding ABC transporter permease, with product MANIAEPKKSFAFSDRQKDIIQKFAALGSLVALVAVFSATSSAFFTVNNGMTIALQVTSIALLGIGATCVIITGGIDLSVGSVLALAGVVAALAVKELGMPVPVGMFLGILTGSLCGFINGLLVTRFKLPPFIATLGMMLIARGVALQITGARAVSGLGESFGELGNGALFRIVNIGDDGFPNVVFPGIPYPVILMVVIALAVSFMLNRSILGRHIYAVGSNADAARLSGVNVARVTNFTYILSGTLAGLTGCVLMSRLVTAQPNEGVMYELDAIASAVIGGTSLIGGVGTISGTAIGAFVIGILRNGLNMNGVSAFTQQIIIGLVILVTVWIDQLRNRR from the coding sequence ATGGCCAATATTGCAGAACCCAAGAAGAGCTTCGCTTTCAGCGACCGCCAGAAGGACATCATCCAGAAATTTGCGGCGCTTGGCAGCCTCGTTGCGCTTGTCGCGGTTTTTTCCGCAACCAGCAGCGCTTTCTTCACCGTCAATAATGGCATGACGATCGCATTGCAGGTTACGTCCATCGCGCTGCTCGGTATCGGTGCAACCTGCGTCATCATCACCGGCGGTATCGATCTTTCCGTCGGTTCGGTGCTTGCGCTTGCCGGCGTCGTTGCCGCACTTGCGGTGAAAGAACTTGGCATGCCGGTGCCGGTCGGCATGTTTCTCGGTATCCTGACGGGGTCTCTCTGCGGCTTCATCAACGGCCTGCTTGTGACGCGCTTCAAGCTGCCGCCTTTCATCGCCACACTCGGCATGATGCTGATTGCCCGCGGCGTAGCTTTGCAGATCACCGGTGCTCGCGCCGTGTCCGGTCTCGGCGAATCCTTCGGCGAACTCGGCAATGGCGCGCTTTTCCGCATCGTCAATATCGGTGATGACGGCTTTCCGAATGTGGTGTTTCCGGGTATCCCCTACCCCGTCATCCTGATGGTGGTGATTGCGCTTGCGGTTTCCTTCATGCTCAACCGCTCGATCCTCGGCCGTCATATCTATGCCGTCGGTTCCAACGCGGATGCGGCGCGGCTGTCTGGCGTGAATGTCGCCCGCGTTACCAACTTTACCTACATCCTGTCCGGAACGCTTGCGGGGTTGACGGGCTGCGTGCTGATGTCACGCCTCGTCACGGCCCAGCCGAATGAAGGCGTGATGTATGAGCTGGATGCGATTGCCAGCGCCGTCATTGGCGGCACGTCCCTGATCGGCGGTGTGGGCACCATTTCCGGTACGGCCATCGGCGCCTTCGTCATCGGCATCCTGCGCAACGGTCTCAATATGAACGGCGTCTCCGCCTTCACACAACAGATCATCATCGGCCTCGTCATTCTGGTCACCGTCTGGATCGACCAGTTGCGCAACCGCCGCTGA
- a CDS encoding sugar ABC transporter ATP-binding protein yields the protein MSQGASTIQGDFSPEETGAERSALLRLENISKEFPGVKALSNVHFDLRSGEVHAVCGENGAGKSTLMKIISGVYQPSDGTILHKGVKVQYASPLESEAAGIAIIHQELNLVPHLSVAENIYLAREPRRGFLVDRKKLRLDAKRCLDRLGVDIDPDQIVRGLSVAQCQMVEIAKALSLDAEVLIMDEPTSSLTEQETRLLFKVIRDLKASGVGIVYISHRLDEMAEIVDRVTVLRDGRYISTDDFASITVDDIVTRMVGRSLEDKFPERTSKPTEDIIFSAEGLTRAGVFQDVSFSLRRGEILGFAGLMGAGRTEVARAIFGADALDSGKIIFESRELSIRSPQDAIREGIAYLSEDRKSDGLAIKMSVAANTTLANIGEVSNRFGLIDFKKHDDVARRYVDLLNIRTPSIQQTVRLLSGGNQQKIIIGKWLFRQSRVLFFDEPTRGIDVGAKFAIYKIMDELAAKGIGVVLISSELPEILGLTDRIAVFHQGRITGVLETAKTNQEEIMRYASGYGRAAQ from the coding sequence ATGTCGCAGGGCGCATCGACAATTCAGGGCGATTTTTCGCCTGAGGAGACGGGCGCGGAGCGTTCGGCCCTCCTGCGTCTTGAAAACATCAGCAAGGAATTTCCGGGCGTAAAGGCGCTGTCGAATGTGCATTTCGATCTGCGCAGCGGCGAAGTGCACGCTGTGTGCGGCGAGAATGGCGCTGGAAAATCGACACTGATGAAAATCATCAGCGGCGTCTACCAGCCGAGCGACGGCACGATCCTGCACAAGGGCGTGAAGGTGCAATACGCATCGCCGCTGGAGTCCGAAGCGGCGGGCATTGCCATCATTCATCAGGAACTCAATCTCGTTCCGCACCTCTCCGTCGCCGAAAACATCTATCTCGCCCGCGAGCCGCGGCGTGGTTTTCTCGTGGATCGTAAAAAGCTGCGCCTTGATGCGAAACGCTGTCTCGACAGGCTGGGAGTCGATATTGACCCTGACCAGATCGTGCGTGGCCTCTCGGTCGCCCAATGTCAGATGGTGGAGATAGCCAAGGCGCTTTCTCTTGATGCTGAAGTGCTCATCATGGACGAGCCGACCTCCTCGCTGACCGAGCAGGAAACACGGCTGCTGTTCAAGGTCATTCGTGATCTCAAGGCATCCGGTGTCGGCATCGTCTATATTTCTCATCGTCTCGATGAAATGGCCGAGATCGTTGATCGCGTGACGGTCCTGCGCGACGGTCGTTATATCTCTACCGACGATTTTGCGTCGATCACCGTCGACGATATCGTCACGCGCATGGTCGGGCGCTCGCTGGAAGACAAGTTTCCGGAGCGCACATCGAAGCCGACGGAAGACATTATTTTCTCTGCCGAGGGACTGACGCGCGCGGGCGTGTTTCAGGATGTCTCTTTCTCGCTGCGGCGTGGCGAAATTCTCGGCTTTGCCGGGCTGATGGGGGCCGGACGCACCGAGGTGGCGCGTGCAATCTTCGGAGCCGATGCCCTCGATAGCGGAAAAATCATCTTTGAGAGCCGCGAGCTTTCCATCCGCTCACCGCAGGACGCCATCAGGGAAGGTATTGCCTATCTGTCGGAAGACAGAAAGAGCGATGGTCTGGCCATCAAGATGTCCGTTGCCGCAAATACCACTCTTGCCAATATCGGCGAAGTTTCCAACCGTTTCGGGCTGATTGATTTCAAGAAACACGACGATGTCGCCAGACGTTACGTCGATCTCCTGAATATTCGCACACCTTCCATCCAGCAGACGGTGCGGCTGCTATCAGGTGGCAATCAGCAGAAAATCATCATCGGCAAATGGCTGTTCCGGCAGTCGCGTGTGCTGTTCTTCGATGAGCCGACGCGCGGCATCGATGTCGGCGCGAAATTCGCGATCTACAAGATCATGGACGAACTGGCTGCGAAGGGCATCGGCGTTGTTCTCATCAGTTCGGAGCTGCCGGAAATTCTCGGGCTGACGGATCGCATCGCCGTTTTCCATCAGGGCCGGATCACGGGCGTGCTTGAGACCGCCAAGACCAATCAGGAAGAAATCATGCGGTATGCGTCCGGTTACGGCCGGGCCGCGCAGTGA
- a CDS encoding FadR/GntR family transcriptional regulator — MNGQAKIAEPRRLYQQIADQIRELIDLGEFLPGTRLPAERELAQKLGVSRPSLREALIALEIDNTVEIRMGSGVYVSTEALQTTHHTKSLGDSPSELMQARAALEGATIVLAASRMTDETIANLRQILNTMQKEIEAGRKPLDQDRLFHVTIAEQSGNSVLTRLVASLFDERHSPISAQLRVKFEDRDTWTHALQEHEAILAALELKDPLLAQAAIHTHLEGSKRRWVES, encoded by the coding sequence ATGAATGGTCAGGCCAAAATAGCGGAACCACGCCGGCTCTATCAGCAGATAGCGGACCAGATCCGTGAACTCATCGATCTCGGTGAATTTTTGCCTGGAACACGACTTCCGGCCGAACGGGAACTGGCGCAGAAACTCGGCGTATCGAGACCTTCGTTGCGAGAAGCGCTGATTGCGCTTGAAATCGACAACACTGTCGAAATTCGCATGGGTTCCGGTGTCTATGTCTCGACGGAGGCTCTCCAGACAACCCATCACACCAAATCGCTGGGCGACAGCCCCTCTGAGTTGATGCAAGCACGCGCTGCGCTGGAAGGCGCAACCATCGTGCTGGCGGCAAGCCGCATGACCGACGAGACGATCGCAAACCTTCGCCAGATCCTGAATACCATGCAGAAGGAAATCGAGGCGGGACGCAAACCCCTGGATCAGGATCGGCTGTTTCACGTCACCATTGCCGAACAATCCGGTAACAGCGTCCTCACACGGCTGGTTGCAAGCCTTTTCGACGAACGACACAGCCCCATTTCAGCCCAGTTGCGGGTCAAATTCGAGGATCGGGATACCTGGACCCATGCGCTTCAGGAGCACGAAGCCATTCTGGCAGCTCTGGAGCTCAAAGATCCGCTATTGGCGCAGGCCGCCATTCATACCCATCTGGAAGGCTCCAAACGGCGCTGGGTCGAAAGCTGA